From Candidatus Pedobacter colombiensis, one genomic window encodes:
- a CDS encoding DUF4294 domain-containing protein, which produces MNFYRLFIPLIVMITGASAKAQVSSTPVKMPVMGKNDTIRVASTNVDGEMIPWIPLNEVVIYGMRIFKSQADQTAYNRLRYNVMKVMPYALFAKRRYEQLERDLAVTGDKREQKKLVKQCDKEIKEMFNREIKELTITQGQILTKLIDRELGRTTYDIIKETKGGVTAFVYQSVARVVGHNLKSTYSPQDDRDIESIIVSSGFYQ; this is translated from the coding sequence ATGAATTTTTATAGGTTGTTTATTCCTTTAATTGTCATGATTACAGGCGCTTCCGCCAAAGCGCAGGTGAGTTCTACGCCTGTAAAAATGCCGGTAATGGGAAAAAATGATACAATAAGGGTAGCTTCAACGAATGTAGATGGAGAAATGATTCCATGGATACCATTAAATGAAGTAGTGATCTATGGGATGAGGATCTTCAAATCTCAGGCGGATCAGACAGCTTATAACAGATTACGATATAATGTAATGAAAGTGATGCCCTATGCTTTATTTGCTAAAAGAAGATATGAGCAACTAGAGCGTGACCTTGCCGTAACCGGCGACAAAAGGGAGCAAAAAAAATTGGTTAAACAATGTGATAAAGAGATAAAGGAGATGTTTAATAGAGAGATCAAAGAACTAACCATTACTCAGGGACAAATTTTAACCAAATTAATAGACCGTGAGTTGGGACGAACTACTTACGATATTATCAAAGAAACAAAGGGTGGTGTTACTGCCTTTGTCTACCAGTCTGTAGCAAGAGTAGTAGGCCATAATCTGAAAAGTACATATAGCCCTCAGGACGATAGAGACATTGAGTCTATTATTGTTTCATCCGGGTTTTATCAATAG
- a CDS encoding glutathione peroxidase — translation MSNQSKSVHQFKVKLINGTEKKLSDYKNKVLLIVNIASGCGFAPQLKELQQLRDEFGPEHFEVLGFPSNDFGRQEPLEGEAINTFCEVNFGVQFPVFEKIMVRGEHAHPLFKFLTQTSTPRWNFHKYLINKDGEVVDYFFPFTKPVSSKVKKKIQRLL, via the coding sequence ATGTCTAATCAATCTAAAAGTGTACACCAATTTAAGGTGAAGCTCATTAATGGGACTGAAAAGAAGCTTTCCGACTATAAAAACAAAGTATTGCTTATCGTTAATATTGCATCCGGCTGCGGTTTTGCCCCTCAATTAAAGGAACTGCAGCAGCTTAGGGATGAATTTGGCCCAGAACATTTTGAAGTTCTAGGCTTTCCATCAAATGATTTTGGGAGACAGGAACCTTTAGAAGGCGAAGCCATTAACACTTTTTGTGAAGTAAACTTTGGTGTGCAGTTCCCTGTATTTGAGAAAATCATGGTGCGTGGTGAACATGCACACCCATTATTTAAATTTCTTACACAAACTTCCACACCAAGGTGGAATTTTCATAAATACCTCATTAATAAAGATGGGGAAGTAGTCGATTACTTTTTCCCATTTACAAAGCCGGTTTCCTCTAAAGTAAAGAAGAAAATACAGCGGTTACTTTAA
- the bshB1 gene encoding bacillithiol biosynthesis deacetylase BshB1 has product MKLDILVLAVHPDDAELGCSGTILKHIALGKKVGIIDLTRGELGTRGSAEMRDQEAADSAVIMGLHARENMRFRDGFFENNEAHQLEVVKMIRKYQPEIVLTNALHDRHPDHGRASDLANDACFLSGLSKISTQLDGVAQHAWRPKLIFQYIQDRYIKPDVIIDITPYFETKIAAIKAFKTQFFNPELDEPDTYISSPEFFESVIGRAREFGKAVGATYGEGFTSRKLLGVDNLFNLR; this is encoded by the coding sequence ATGAAGTTAGATATATTGGTCCTTGCCGTCCATCCGGACGATGCAGAGCTGGGATGCTCTGGAACTATTTTAAAGCATATCGCATTAGGAAAGAAAGTTGGAATTATTGATCTTACAAGAGGGGAGTTAGGAACCCGTGGATCTGCTGAAATGCGTGACCAGGAGGCAGCCGATTCGGCGGTGATTATGGGATTACATGCACGTGAAAACATGAGGTTTAGAGATGGTTTCTTTGAAAATAATGAAGCTCATCAGCTGGAGGTGGTTAAAATGATCCGCAAATACCAGCCGGAGATTGTGTTAACTAATGCGCTACACGATAGACATCCTGATCATGGTCGGGCTTCAGATTTAGCCAATGATGCCTGTTTTTTATCAGGGCTGTCTAAAATAAGCACACAACTTGATGGTGTAGCACAACATGCATGGCGACCAAAATTGATATTCCAGTATATTCAGGACCGCTACATCAAACCTGATGTAATTATTGACATTACACCCTATTTTGAAACTAAAATAGCCGCTATCAAAGCATTTAAAACACAGTTTTTCAATCCTGAACTGGATGAACCTGATACTTATATTTCTTCGCCGGAATTTTTTGAAAGTGTTATTGGCCGCGCCCGGGAATTTGGTAAAGCTGTTGGTGCTACCTATGGAGAAGGCTTTACTTCCCGTAAATTATTGGGGGTAGATAACCTGTTTAACTTAAGGTAG
- the lat gene encoding L-lysine 6-transaminase has product MYQLTVAPDKVNEILSKHILADGFDLTYDMEQSQGAYIYDSKNKRTLLDFFTCFASVPLGYNHPKMINDEGFKKNLLQAALANPSNSDVYTQQYAQFVDTFSKHGIPDYLPHAFFIAGGGLAVENAIKVAMDWKVQKNFAKGYKEERGFKVLHFEKAFHGRTGYTLSLTNTLPDKTKWFAKFDWPRVSVPVVKFPLQDENLKVAIETEAISIAQIKQAFAENKDDICAIIIEPIQSEGGDNHLREEFLIQLKALADEHDAFLIYDEVQTGVGLTGKFWCHQHFSEKARPDILAFGKKMQVCGILVGHKVDQIEHNVFNVPSRINSTWGGNLVDMVRSSQILDIVAEDNLCENARIVGDYLKIGLQQLAAKYSIMSNVRGRGLLCAFDFADKATRDAFIQKGMQHDVMFLGCGNQTIRFRPALCIEKKHIDEGLAIMDRILPTL; this is encoded by the coding sequence ATGTATCAACTAACTGTAGCTCCTGACAAGGTAAATGAAATTCTAAGTAAACACATTTTGGCTGATGGGTTTGATTTAACCTACGATATGGAACAAAGTCAAGGTGCTTATATTTACGACTCTAAAAACAAACGTACCCTACTCGACTTTTTCACATGTTTTGCTTCAGTTCCTTTGGGTTATAATCATCCTAAAATGATTAATGATGAAGGTTTCAAAAAGAACCTTTTACAGGCTGCTTTAGCCAACCCATCTAACTCTGATGTATACACTCAACAGTATGCGCAATTTGTTGATACCTTTTCCAAACATGGTATACCAGATTATCTGCCTCATGCCTTTTTCATTGCAGGTGGCGGACTAGCAGTCGAAAACGCTATAAAAGTAGCAATGGACTGGAAAGTACAGAAAAATTTTGCCAAAGGATATAAAGAAGAAAGAGGTTTTAAAGTATTACATTTTGAAAAAGCCTTTCATGGTCGCACGGGCTATACCTTAAGTTTAACCAATACCCTTCCCGATAAAACCAAGTGGTTTGCTAAGTTCGATTGGCCAAGGGTTTCTGTACCTGTGGTTAAATTCCCTTTACAGGATGAGAATTTAAAAGTAGCCATCGAAACTGAAGCCATTTCTATTGCCCAGATCAAACAGGCTTTTGCGGAAAATAAAGATGATATCTGTGCAATTATAATTGAACCCATACAATCTGAGGGGGGTGACAATCACCTGCGTGAGGAGTTTTTAATCCAGCTAAAGGCACTTGCGGATGAGCATGATGCTTTTCTTATTTATGATGAGGTGCAAACAGGTGTGGGACTAACCGGAAAGTTCTGGTGCCATCAGCACTTTAGCGAGAAGGCTCGCCCGGACATTCTTGCATTTGGCAAGAAAATGCAGGTTTGTGGGATATTGGTAGGACATAAAGTAGATCAGATTGAACATAACGTATTTAACGTTCCTTCCCGCATCAACTCTACATGGGGCGGTAATTTGGTTGATATGGTTAGATCTTCTCAGATTCTGGATATTGTTGCCGAAGATAACCTATGTGAAAATGCAAGAATTGTTGGCGATTATTTAAAAATAGGTTTGCAACAATTAGCCGCCAAATATAGTATTATGAGTAATGTTCGCGGTCGGGGCCTGCTTTGTGCTTTTGATTTTGCAGATAAAGCTACCCGCGATGCCTTTATACAAAAAGGAATGCAGCACGACGTGATGTTTTTGGGATGTGGCAATCAAACTATTCGTTTCAGACCCGCACTGTGTATCGAGAAAAAACATATTGATGAGGGCTTAGCCATTATGGACCGTATATTACCGACTTTATAA
- a CDS encoding alpha/beta hydrolase-fold protein translates to MKYILKLCLLFSLFTLRIQAQNKILVKLAEDLKGPYTGRLMVYTQADTSKPFGQVQEDTPAFAITVKNWKAGETQTLDHASFSYLKPLDSLKRGFYKLVAILDTNTKERGNNAPGNLYTRTEVVAMFDYGVTALPTLTLSNVFPERIFKQSDLVKEVVLKSDLLTKFRGEPIFMKAGVVLPPSYQSNSDKKYPVVYVIPGWGGTHHNVYNKGQQNAYGIGKGEEKIYVFLNPETQTPYGLHAFVDSRVNGPWGTALVTELIPYLENQFSISKLTKHRLITGQSSGGYGAIWLALHFPDKFGGCWATSPDPVDFSSFTGIDIYKDDNYFYTPQKNERGIFIINGKATSTLKKMSLKEQLEGDGGQTQSFEAEFGVPGKDKRPQPLFNPLTGKINKAVANSWKPYDLALYVQQNWHEIKKDAGNKIRIYAGENDNFLLQNSVMAFRDKIKLVNAHIHIEIVKGANHFNTRLIVADTIQKEMDAAITRHCSN, encoded by the coding sequence ATGAAATATATATTGAAGTTATGCCTCCTGTTTTCTCTCTTCACACTTAGAATACAGGCACAGAATAAAATTCTGGTTAAACTTGCGGAAGATTTAAAAGGCCCTTATACAGGTCGATTAATGGTTTATACACAGGCTGATACCAGCAAACCATTTGGACAGGTACAGGAAGATACCCCAGCTTTTGCCATTACAGTTAAGAATTGGAAAGCAGGCGAAACCCAGACTTTAGACCATGCGTCTTTTTCCTATTTAAAACCATTGGATTCTTTGAAAAGGGGTTTTTATAAACTGGTAGCTATACTGGATACCAATACTAAGGAGCGGGGAAATAATGCACCTGGCAATTTATATACCAGAACGGAAGTGGTAGCTATGTTTGATTATGGCGTGACGGCTTTGCCCACGTTAACCTTGTCTAACGTTTTTCCTGAAAGAATATTTAAACAAAGTGATTTAGTTAAAGAAGTGGTTTTAAAATCTGATCTATTAACAAAATTTAGGGGTGAACCTATTTTTATGAAAGCTGGTGTGGTTTTACCTCCTTCTTACCAAAGCAACTCTGATAAAAAATATCCTGTAGTTTATGTCATACCCGGTTGGGGAGGTACACATCACAATGTCTATAACAAAGGACAGCAAAATGCGTATGGTATAGGCAAGGGTGAAGAAAAAATATATGTCTTTCTAAATCCTGAAACACAAACACCTTATGGTTTACATGCATTTGTTGATTCGAGGGTGAACGGTCCCTGGGGAACAGCTTTGGTTACAGAGCTTATTCCTTATCTCGAAAACCAATTCAGTATAAGTAAATTAACTAAGCATCGTTTAATCACCGGGCAGAGTTCGGGCGGTTATGGGGCCATCTGGCTCGCCCTGCACTTTCCTGATAAATTTGGCGGTTGCTGGGCAACTTCACCGGACCCTGTAGATTTCAGCAGCTTTACCGGCATTGATATCTATAAAGACGACAACTATTTTTATACCCCTCAAAAAAATGAAAGAGGGATTTTCATCATCAACGGTAAAGCTACCTCTACCTTAAAAAAGATGTCCCTAAAAGAACAGCTGGAAGGAGATGGTGGACAAACACAGTCTTTTGAAGCCGAATTTGGTGTGCCGGGAAAAGACAAGAGACCACAACCACTTTTTAACCCCCTAACAGGCAAGATCAATAAAGCAGTTGCCAATTCGTGGAAGCCCTATGATTTGGCGCTTTATGTTCAGCAAAACTGGCATGAAATTAAAAAAGATGCTGGCAACAAAATCAGGATCTATGCCGGAGAAAATGACAATTTTCTTTTGCAAAATTCCGTAATGGCGTTCCGTGATAAAATAAAGCTTGTTAATGCCCATATCCACATTGAAATTGTGAAGGGGGCCAATCATTTTAATACAAGGTTAATTGTCGCTGATACCATACAAAAGGAAATGGATGCAGCAATTACCAGGCATTGTTCAAATTAA